In Bosea vestrisii, the following are encoded in one genomic region:
- a CDS encoding thiamine pyrophosphate-dependent enzyme: MLKPVLPQQMTGGAAIVEALIANGVDTVFGLPGAQMYAFFDALQQRSDAIRTFGARHEQACAYMAFGYARSTGRPGVYSVVPGPGMLNTTAALSTALGCNAPVLCITGQVPTAFIGRGRGHLHELPDQLATLRTVTKWAERIERVEDTGAILAEAFRQMMSGRPGPVAVEMAWDVMAGLGRTPESFSAATQEAAPVAEEAAIEAAARALLSARSPLIMLGTGAQDAGAEIAALAEAVGAPVAAFRGGRGAVPEDHPFSLSSYAAAKRWATTDLLLGIGSRLEAPYMRWANPMSYVQEPAGARQLIRIDIDPAEMERLVPTIGIVADAKPAVSTLLAAVRRLGSSALPERTAELQQLRASARAETEQVQPQLSYLDAIREVLPRDGFFVGELCQVGFTSYFGFPVYEPRTYVSEGYQGTLGFGFPTALGVKVAHPDRAVVSVTGDGGFMFAVQELATAVQEKIGLVTILFNNNAYGNVLRDQTNNFGGRQIGSALVNPDFVRLAESFGVRAHSVTSPAALRPALSEAIASNAPTLIVVEVERGSEASPWPFIHPRFD, encoded by the coding sequence ATGCTGAAACCTGTTCTGCCGCAGCAGATGACCGGCGGCGCCGCTATCGTCGAAGCGCTGATCGCCAATGGGGTCGATACCGTCTTCGGCCTGCCCGGCGCCCAGATGTACGCGTTCTTCGACGCGCTGCAGCAGCGCTCCGACGCGATCAGGACGTTCGGCGCGCGGCATGAGCAGGCCTGCGCCTATATGGCCTTCGGCTATGCCCGCTCGACCGGGCGGCCGGGCGTCTACTCGGTGGTGCCGGGGCCGGGCATGCTCAACACCACTGCGGCGCTCTCGACCGCGCTCGGCTGCAACGCGCCTGTGCTCTGCATCACCGGCCAGGTGCCTACCGCTTTCATCGGCCGCGGCAGGGGCCATTTGCATGAGCTGCCGGACCAACTCGCGACGCTGCGCACCGTGACCAAATGGGCTGAGCGGATCGAGCGGGTCGAGGACACCGGCGCGATCCTCGCCGAGGCCTTCCGGCAGATGATGAGCGGGCGGCCCGGGCCGGTCGCGGTCGAGATGGCCTGGGATGTGATGGCCGGGTTGGGGAGGACGCCCGAAAGCTTCTCCGCGGCGACACAGGAGGCTGCTCCGGTCGCGGAGGAGGCTGCGATCGAGGCTGCGGCGCGGGCGCTGCTTTCGGCCCGCTCGCCATTGATCATGCTGGGCACCGGCGCGCAGGATGCCGGCGCCGAGATCGCCGCGCTGGCCGAGGCGGTCGGCGCGCCGGTCGCGGCCTTCCGCGGCGGGCGTGGTGCGGTGCCGGAGGATCACCCCTTCAGCCTGTCCTCCTATGCCGCAGCAAAGCGCTGGGCCACGACCGATCTCCTGCTCGGCATCGGCTCTCGCCTGGAAGCGCCTTATATGCGCTGGGCCAATCCGATGAGCTATGTGCAGGAGCCTGCCGGCGCGCGTCAGCTCATCCGTATCGACATCGATCCAGCCGAGATGGAGCGACTGGTGCCGACGATCGGCATCGTCGCCGACGCGAAGCCGGCTGTCTCGACACTGCTCGCGGCCGTGCGCCGTCTCGGGAGTTCAGCGCTACCGGAACGGACAGCCGAGCTGCAGCAACTGCGCGCCTCGGCTAGGGCTGAGACCGAGCAGGTCCAGCCGCAGCTCTCCTATCTCGATGCGATCCGCGAGGTCCTGCCGCGCGACGGCTTCTTCGTCGGCGAGCTCTGCCAGGTCGGCTTCACCTCCTATTTCGGCTTCCCGGTCTACGAGCCGCGCACCTATGTCAGCGAGGGCTATCAGGGCACGCTCGGCTTCGGCTTCCCGACGGCGCTCGGCGTCAAGGTCGCCCACCCCGATCGCGCCGTGGTCTCGGTTACCGGCGATGGTGGCTTCATGTTCGCGGTGCAGGAACTGGCGACGGCCGTGCAGGAGAAGATCGGGCTCGTCACCATCCTGTTCAACAACAACGCCTATGGAAACGTGCTGCGCGACCAGACCAACAATTTTGGCGGTCGCCAGATCGGCTCGGCACTGGTCAATCCCGACTTCGTTCGGCTGGCGGAGAGCTTCGGCGTCAGGGCGCATAGCGTGACATCACCGGCGGCGCTGCGTCCGGCGCTGTCCGAGGCGATCGCCTCGAACGCGCCGACGCTGATCGTCGTCGAGGTCGAGCGCGGCTCGGAGGCCTCGCCCTGGCCGTTCATCCATCCGCGCTTCGACTGA
- a CDS encoding amino acid aminotransferase — MFESLKPKPADAILALISAFKADQRTGKIDLGVGVYRDEQGRTPVFAAVKQAERILLDEQPSKSYLGIEGDPVFVDLLRPIVFGQRIPQDDIVGFQTPGGSGALRLGADLIAAARPQAQIWLGLPSWPNHAPIFQAAGLTVRDYAFADLTTQTLSFEAMMAALSSAQAGDVVLLHGCCHNPTGLDLDAAQWGAVTALCLERGLIPFVDLAYQGLGETLDLDAAGARRIVEACPEVLVSYSCDKNFGLYRERTGALYVKSRTPGTVASNMAAAARVSWSMPPDHGAAVVRAILESEALTANWRGELSGMAERIHSVRSALAALHPALAGIARQRGLFSTLKLTREQAQALRSEHAVYLVPSGRINLAGLRSEDAPRFVEALIAVGVLARP; from the coding sequence ATGTTCGAGAGCCTGAAGCCGAAGCCGGCAGATGCGATCCTTGCCCTGATCTCGGCGTTCAAAGCGGATCAGCGAACCGGCAAGATCGATCTCGGTGTCGGGGTCTATCGCGACGAGCAGGGCCGCACGCCGGTGTTTGCGGCGGTGAAGCAGGCGGAGCGCATCCTGCTCGATGAGCAGCCGAGCAAGTCCTATCTCGGCATCGAGGGCGATCCGGTCTTCGTCGACCTGCTGAGGCCGATCGTCTTCGGCCAGCGCATCCCACAGGACGACATCGTCGGCTTCCAGACCCCAGGCGGCAGCGGCGCGCTGCGCCTCGGCGCCGACCTGATCGCCGCGGCGCGGCCGCAGGCGCAGATATGGCTGGGACTGCCGAGTTGGCCCAACCACGCCCCGATCTTCCAGGCCGCCGGGTTGACGGTGCGCGACTATGCTTTCGCTGACCTGACGACCCAGACCCTCTCTTTCGAGGCGATGATGGCGGCGCTGTCCTCGGCGCAAGCCGGCGATGTCGTCCTGCTGCATGGCTGCTGCCACAACCCGACCGGACTCGACCTGGACGCGGCGCAGTGGGGGGCGGTGACGGCACTCTGCCTCGAGCGCGGCCTCATTCCCTTCGTCGATCTCGCCTATCAGGGCCTCGGCGAGACGCTTGACCTGGACGCAGCCGGAGCGCGGCGCATCGTCGAGGCCTGTCCCGAGGTGCTGGTCTCCTATTCCTGCGACAAGAATTTCGGGCTTTATCGCGAGCGGACAGGGGCGCTTTACGTCAAGTCGCGCACGCCGGGGACGGTCGCCAGCAACATGGCTGCGGCGGCGCGGGTGAGCTGGTCGATGCCGCCCGATCACGGCGCGGCCGTGGTGCGCGCGATCCTCGAAAGCGAAGCGCTGACCGCCAATTGGCGTGGCGAGCTCTCCGGCATGGCCGAGCGCATCCATTCGGTTCGCTCTGCGCTCGCCGCCCTGCATCCGGCGCTTGCCGGCATCGCCCGGCAGCGCGGGCTGTTCTCGACGCTCAAGCTGACGCGCGAGCAGGCCCAGGCGCTGCGTTCCGAGCACGCCGTCTATCTCGTGCCGAGCGGGCGCATCAACCTTGCCGGATTGCGCAGCGAGGATGCGCCGCGTTTCGTCGAGGCGCTCATCGCCGTCGGCGTGCTCGCCCGGCCCTGA
- a CDS encoding Lrp/AsnC family transcriptional regulator — protein sequence MLDVYDVKLLSALQRKGDAAHVELSESVHLSPSQCARRIERLRKQGYIEKVVCLLSPAALGLQVMAHSLLSLRAHDASQNAMLQQFLLESPEVLECHAQTGDADMILKIVARDLPHLSDFIDRLIAVTGGLASLRTGVVLKSIKTTTELPLRAIG from the coding sequence ATGCTCGACGTTTACGACGTGAAACTCCTCTCCGCGCTCCAGCGCAAGGGCGACGCCGCCCATGTCGAACTGTCCGAAAGCGTCCATCTCTCGCCGAGCCAGTGCGCCCGGCGCATCGAGCGGCTGCGCAAGCAGGGCTATATCGAGAAGGTCGTCTGCCTGCTTAGTCCGGCGGCGCTGGGCCTGCAGGTCATGGCCCATTCGCTGCTCAGCCTGCGGGCGCACGATGCCTCGCAGAACGCAATGCTGCAGCAGTTCCTGCTGGAGTCGCCGGAGGTACTCGAATGCCACGCGCAGACCGGCGATGCCGACATGATCCTCAAGATCGTGGCGCGCGACCTTCCTCATCTCAGCGACTTCATCGACCGGCTGATCGCCGTCACCGGCGGCCTCGCCTCGCTGCGGACCGGCGTGGTGCTGAAATCGATCAAGACGACGACGGAGCTGCCGCTGCGGGCCATTGGCTGA
- the hpaD gene encoding 3,4-dihydroxyphenylacetate 2,3-dioxygenase, with product MPVPSSVLNPSFHVVRLNHVVLTVRDLVAAKAFWGDTLGLQLTQETPERLYFRAMEERGHHCIVLEKGAEPAARHLGFKVFSEEDLDRAQHFFRSKGLKAEFVEEPYQGRTLRTSDPLGVPLEFYFHMDKLPSVHQKYALYKGVKPLRIDHFNCFSDDVDASVAFYNEIGFRVTEYTENEDRTRLWAAWMHRKGGVHDMAFTHGVGPRLHHVAFWVPTPLNIIDLLDLMATTGYVGNIERGPGRHGISNAFFLYIRDPDGHRIEIYCSDYQTIDPDHEPIRWDLRDPQRQTLWGAPAPKSWFEEGTAFEGTPVRQPAYAASPIIAA from the coding sequence ATGCCCGTCCCGTCCAGCGTCCTCAATCCGTCCTTCCATGTCGTGCGCCTGAACCACGTCGTGCTGACGGTCCGTGACCTCGTCGCTGCGAAGGCGTTCTGGGGCGACACGCTCGGTCTGCAGCTCACGCAGGAGACGCCGGAGCGGCTCTATTTCCGGGCCATGGAAGAGCGCGGCCATCACTGCATCGTCCTGGAGAAGGGAGCCGAGCCCGCTGCCCGCCATCTCGGCTTCAAGGTCTTCTCCGAGGAAGATCTCGACAGGGCCCAGCACTTCTTCCGCAGCAAGGGCCTGAAGGCCGAGTTCGTCGAGGAGCCCTATCAAGGGCGAACCTTGCGCACCAGCGATCCGCTTGGCGTTCCCCTGGAATTCTACTTCCATATGGACAAGCTGCCGTCGGTTCACCAGAAATACGCGCTCTACAAGGGGGTGAAACCCCTGCGCATCGACCATTTCAACTGCTTCTCGGACGATGTCGACGCCTCGGTCGCATTCTACAACGAGATCGGCTTCCGGGTGACCGAATACACCGAGAACGAAGATCGCACGCGACTCTGGGCCGCCTGGATGCATCGCAAGGGCGGTGTCCACGACATGGCCTTCACCCATGGTGTGGGGCCGCGGCTGCACCATGTCGCCTTCTGGGTGCCGACGCCGCTCAACATCATCGACCTGCTCGATCTGATGGCGACCACCGGCTATGTCGGCAATATCGAGCGCGGTCCGGGGCGCCACGGCATCTCCAACGCCTTCTTCCTCTATATCCGCGACCCCGACGGCCATCGCATCGAGATCTATTGCTCGGATTATCAGACGATCGATCCCGATCACGAGCCGATCCGCTGGGATCTGCGTGATCCACAGCGCCAGACGCTGTGGGGTGCCCCCGCGCCGAAGAGCTGGTTCGAGGAAGGCACCGCCTTCGAGGGTACGCCTGTGCGCCAGCCGGCCTACGCAGCTTCTCCGATCATCGCCGCCTGA
- the hpaE gene encoding 5-carboxymethyl-2-hydroxymuconate semialdehyde dehydrogenase, producing MTVTDTKLTANLAKARQAMERFTTGTVPHLIAGEAVLSASGATFDTLDPTTNERQAVIAAGDKAEIDRAAKAARKAFPAWKKASGAKRRAVLHAIADAIEARAEEIALVESSDTGQAIRFMSKAALRGAENFRFYADRAPEAGNGLSLPDEGHINYTLRQPIGPVGVITPWNTPFMLSTWKIAPALAAGCTVVHKPAEWSPLSATLLGEIMDETIRKHGFPAGVVNVVHGLGESAGKALTEHPDIKAVAFVGETTTGQHIMRQGADTLKRVHFELGGKNPVIVFEDADLDRALDAVLFMIYSLNGERCTSSSRALVQRSIYDAFSAKVAERVKRLRVGHPLDPATEIGPLIHPRHAEKVLSYPALAQGEGARVACGGGRAMDGAGNYVEPTLYLDASNGMRIAQEEIFGPVLTMIPFEDEADAIAIANDVQYGLAGYIWTRDVGRAHRVARDLDAGMIWVNSENVRHLPTPFGGVKSSGIGRDGGDYSFDFYMETKNVAVAFDTHQVPRLGI from the coding sequence ATGACCGTGACCGATACGAAGCTGACCGCGAACCTCGCCAAGGCACGCCAGGCTATGGAGCGCTTCACCACAGGCACCGTGCCGCATCTGATCGCAGGCGAGGCCGTCCTTTCGGCCTCGGGCGCGACCTTCGATACGCTGGACCCGACCACGAACGAACGCCAGGCCGTCATCGCTGCCGGCGACAAGGCGGAGATCGACCGGGCGGCCAAGGCGGCGCGCAAGGCCTTTCCGGCCTGGAAGAAGGCCTCCGGCGCCAAGCGCCGTGCCGTGCTGCATGCGATCGCCGATGCGATCGAGGCGCGGGCCGAGGAGATCGCCCTTGTCGAGAGCAGCGATACCGGCCAGGCCATCCGCTTCATGTCGAAGGCGGCGCTGCGCGGGGCTGAGAACTTCCGTTTCTATGCCGACCGGGCGCCGGAAGCCGGCAACGGCCTGTCGCTGCCGGATGAAGGCCATATCAACTACACGCTGCGCCAGCCGATCGGTCCGGTGGGTGTGATCACGCCGTGGAATACGCCGTTCATGCTCTCGACCTGGAAGATCGCGCCGGCGCTCGCCGCCGGCTGCACGGTCGTCCACAAGCCGGCCGAATGGTCGCCTCTGTCCGCCACGCTGCTCGGCGAGATCATGGACGAGACCATCCGCAAGCACGGCTTTCCGGCAGGCGTGGTCAACGTCGTCCACGGCCTCGGCGAGAGCGCCGGCAAGGCGCTGACCGAGCATCCGGACATCAAGGCGGTGGCCTTCGTCGGCGAGACGACGACCGGCCAGCACATCATGCGCCAGGGCGCGGACACGCTGAAGCGCGTCCATTTCGAGCTTGGCGGCAAGAATCCGGTGATCGTGTTCGAGGATGCCGATCTCGACCGCGCCCTCGATGCGGTGCTGTTCATGATCTACTCGCTCAACGGTGAGCGCTGCACCTCGTCCTCGCGCGCGCTGGTTCAGCGTTCGATCTACGACGCCTTCTCCGCCAAGGTCGCCGAGCGGGTAAAGCGCCTGCGCGTCGGCCATCCGCTCGATCCGGCGACCGAGATCGGGCCGCTGATTCATCCGCGCCATGCCGAGAAGGTGTTGTCCTATCCTGCCCTTGCGCAGGGCGAGGGCGCCCGTGTCGCCTGTGGCGGCGGGCGGGCAATGGACGGCGCCGGCAACTACGTCGAACCAACGCTCTATCTTGATGCCAGCAACGGCATGCGGATCGCTCAGGAGGAGATCTTCGGGCCGGTCCTGACCATGATCCCGTTTGAGGACGAGGCGGACGCAATCGCGATCGCCAACGACGTCCAGTACGGGCTGGCAGGCTATATCTGGACCCGCGATGTCGGGCGCGCCCATCGCGTCGCGCGTGACCTCGACGCCGGGATGATCTGGGTCAATTCGGAGAATGTCCGCCACCTCCCGACCCCGTTCGGCGGGGTGAAGTCATCCGGCATCGGACGGGATGGCGGCGACTATTCCTTCGACTTCTACATGGAGACGAAAAACGTCGCCGTGGCCTTCGATACCCATCAGGTGCCGCGGCTGGGGATCTGA
- a CDS encoding 5-carboxymethyl-2-hydroxymuconate Delta-isomerase, translating into MPHIVVEYSANLEDEVRPMRLVEALHAAALETGVFPLAGLRSRAVRREHYLVADGDPENAFVAVSVRIGEGRDAATRRRVAEVLMAALERETAETFQRRGLALSVDVAEIDGTASLKTNNLHERLKARAKP; encoded by the coding sequence GTGCCCCATATCGTCGTCGAATACTCCGCCAATCTCGAGGACGAGGTTCGCCCGATGCGGCTGGTCGAGGCACTGCACGCCGCCGCGCTGGAGACGGGTGTCTTCCCGCTGGCCGGGCTGCGATCCCGCGCGGTGCGGCGGGAGCATTATCTGGTCGCCGATGGTGATCCCGAAAACGCCTTCGTCGCCGTTTCGGTGCGGATCGGCGAGGGACGCGATGCCGCGACCCGCCGGCGCGTCGCCGAGGTGCTGATGGCGGCGCTCGAGCGCGAGACGGCCGAGACCTTCCAGCGCCGGGGTCTCGCTCTCAGCGTCGATGTCGCCGAGATCGACGGCACGGCGTCGCTGAAGACCAACAATCTGCACGAACGCCTGAAAGCGAGGGCGAAGCCATGA
- the hpaR gene encoding homoprotocatechuate degradation operon regulator HpaR produces MSLLRARESVMRHFRKSLREFGVTEQQWRVLRALSTMPQMEVAELARATFLLGPSLSRILVDLDQRKLIVRTADPADLRRWMISLSPAGTALIDTVTPVSEAIYREISQRFGADKLAELQSLLAELEQAMAGVGSDAPDAPAD; encoded by the coding sequence ATGTCGCTGCTGCGGGCGCGCGAGTCGGTGATGCGGCATTTCCGCAAATCCCTGCGCGAATTCGGCGTAACCGAGCAGCAATGGCGGGTGCTGCGGGCGCTGAGCACCATGCCGCAGATGGAGGTGGCGGAACTGGCGCGGGCGACGTTCCTGCTCGGCCCCAGCCTGTCGCGGATCCTGGTTGATCTCGACCAGCGCAAACTGATCGTCCGGACGGCCGACCCGGCCGATCTGCGCCGCTGGATGATCTCGCTCAGCCCCGCCGGCACCGCCCTCATCGACACGGTGACACCAGTGTCGGAGGCGATCTACCGCGAGATCAGCCAGCGCTTCGGCGCGGACAAGCTGGCCGAGCTGCAGAGCCTGCTCGCCGAGCTCGAGCAGGCCATGGCCGGCGTCGGCAGCGACGCGCCGGACGCCCCGGCCGATTGA
- a CDS encoding dihydrodipicolinate synthase family protein, protein MTTQTAFTGIHAILYALFDTQERLDREAMRRQVEICLQHGAHGIAALGLATEVSKLTVPERRTVMEWTSEDVGGVKPLGFTIYGTSVGEQVELVRAAEAAKADWVILQPPMVGSFAAGEYIRFFGRVADATNLPVAIQNAPAYMGRGLSAEDIRSLVAQHPNIKLVKGEGAATEIRQLIETTEGRLPVMNGRGGLELIENLRAGCVGMILAPEIIDFTTRAYDSFLAGNEAEAERIYRDILPVIVFMMQSLESLICYGKRIFGARAGIVIHDRAPAMRPTTFGEELVRQHVAKLGVFPGTPAAGRG, encoded by the coding sequence ATGACCACTCAGACCGCGTTCACCGGCATCCATGCGATCCTCTATGCGCTGTTCGACACGCAGGAGCGGCTCGACCGAGAGGCGATGCGGCGGCAGGTCGAGATCTGCCTGCAACACGGCGCCCATGGCATTGCGGCGCTCGGCCTCGCGACGGAGGTCTCCAAGCTGACGGTGCCCGAGCGGCGCACGGTGATGGAGTGGACCTCGGAGGATGTCGGGGGCGTGAAGCCGCTCGGTTTCACGATCTACGGAACCTCGGTCGGCGAGCAGGTCGAGCTGGTCAGGGCCGCGGAAGCGGCGAAGGCCGATTGGGTCATCCTGCAGCCGCCGATGGTCGGCAGCTTCGCGGCGGGCGAGTACATCCGCTTCTTCGGCCGGGTCGCGGATGCGACCAACCTGCCGGTCGCGATCCAGAACGCGCCGGCCTATATGGGCCGCGGTCTCTCGGCGGAGGATATCCGCAGCCTCGTCGCGCAGCACCCCAACATCAAGCTGGTGAAGGGCGAGGGGGCGGCGACCGAGATTCGGCAGCTGATCGAGACGACCGAGGGTCGGCTGCCGGTGATGAACGGCCGCGGCGGTCTCGAGCTGATCGAGAACCTGCGCGCCGGCTGCGTCGGCATGATCCTCGCCCCCGAGATCATCGATTTCACGACCAGGGCCTATGACAGCTTCCTCGCCGGCAACGAGGCCGAGGCAGAGCGCATCTATCGCGACATCCTGCCCGTCATCGTGTTCATGATGCAGTCGCTGGAGAGCCTGATCTGCTACGGCAAGCGCATCTTCGGAGCGCGGGCCGGTATCGTAATCCACGACCGTGCGCCTGCCATGCGGCCGACGACCTTCGGCGAAGAGCTCGTTCGCCAGCATGTGGCGAAGCTCGGTGTCTTCCCGGGTACGCCGGCAGCCGGTCGCGGTTGA
- a CDS encoding FadR/GntR family transcriptional regulator, whose amino-acid sequence MARGSKPGKIGTMVAALGAAIVRGEIASGTVLPAEPELAERYGVGRSVVREAVKTLVAKGLLTVRPRHGTQVRPQHDWTLLDREVLGWMRGADGLDRDLLLALEETREIIEPEAAALAASRATPEDLARIRAALADMEAGQDDPAAAIAADKRFHLSILDATNNPILRSFRGAIDTILSAMFDFTVDVFAGNLANHAAVVDAIAAGQPEEARQAMRQVLGYTRGHMLSSLALAGGTNPTQKIKQGETP is encoded by the coding sequence ATGGCGCGAGGCAGCAAGCCAGGAAAGATCGGCACGATGGTCGCGGCGCTCGGCGCCGCGATCGTGCGCGGCGAGATCGCCTCGGGAACCGTGCTGCCGGCCGAGCCGGAGCTGGCCGAGCGCTATGGCGTCGGCCGTAGCGTCGTCCGCGAAGCCGTGAAGACCCTCGTCGCCAAGGGCCTGCTCACCGTGCGCCCGCGCCACGGCACGCAGGTGCGCCCACAGCACGACTGGACGCTGCTCGACCGCGAAGTGCTCGGCTGGATGCGCGGTGCGGACGGGCTCGATCGCGACCTGCTGCTCGCTTTGGAGGAGACGCGCGAGATCATCGAGCCGGAAGCCGCTGCCCTGGCCGCGAGCCGCGCCACACCTGAGGATCTCGCTCGCATTCGCGCCGCGCTCGCCGACATGGAAGCCGGCCAGGACGATCCGGCAGCCGCCATCGCCGCCGACAAGCGCTTTCACCTTTCGATCCTCGACGCCACCAACAACCCGATCCTGCGCAGCTTCCGCGGCGCGATCGATACGATCCTGAGCGCGATGTTCGACTTCACCGTCGACGTCTTCGCCGGCAACCTCGCCAACCATGCCGCGGTCGTCGATGCGATCGCCGCTGGCCAACCTGAAGAGGCCCGCCAGGCGATGCGGCAGGTGCTTGGCTACACGCGCGGCCACATGCTTTCCAGCCTCGCTCTCGCGGGTGGAACCAACCCGACCCAAAAAATCAAACAGGGAGAAACGCCATGA
- a CDS encoding tripartite tricarboxylate transporter substrate binding protein — protein MKFAKLLLAAAVAAVSLPASAAWPERPITLVVPWAAGGGTDAVARILAAGLEKELGKPVNVVNRTGGGGVVGHTEMVNAKPDGYTIGLATAEVTTYYWSNTAPFTYEKLTPIALVNFDSAAFNVAANSPWADLRAALDDIKKQPVGHYKLSGMAAGAAYHLAFAGLLQLEGINPKSVTVVPSQGAAPGFQELASGGAQIVPSSLPEGKPMFDAGRVKSLAVMSKEKIGAFPTVPTVKDAIGKDYEGGTWRGLAAPAGLPADVTARLVEATEKVANSEAYKSFLAERGFGYAFAKGPAFGTFLATQHKNNGEIMGALGLRLRQ, from the coding sequence ATGAAATTCGCAAAGCTGCTGCTCGCTGCCGCCGTCGCAGCGGTGTCGCTGCCCGCCTCGGCAGCCTGGCCGGAGCGCCCGATCACCCTGGTCGTGCCCTGGGCCGCCGGCGGCGGAACCGACGCCGTCGCCCGCATCCTGGCAGCCGGGCTGGAGAAGGAGCTCGGCAAGCCGGTCAACGTCGTCAACCGCACTGGCGGCGGCGGCGTGGTCGGCCATACCGAAATGGTCAACGCCAAGCCGGACGGCTACACGATCGGCCTCGCGACAGCCGAGGTCACGACCTATTACTGGTCGAACACCGCTCCCTTCACCTATGAGAAGCTCACCCCGATCGCGCTGGTGAACTTCGACTCGGCCGCCTTCAACGTCGCCGCGAACTCGCCCTGGGCCGATCTGCGCGCCGCGCTCGACGACATCAAGAAGCAGCCTGTCGGCCACTACAAGCTCTCGGGCATGGCCGCCGGAGCCGCCTATCACCTCGCCTTCGCCGGCCTGCTCCAGCTCGAGGGCATCAACCCCAAGAGCGTCACGGTGGTGCCGAGCCAGGGCGCGGCTCCCGGCTTCCAGGAACTGGCTTCCGGAGGCGCCCAGATCGTCCCGTCTTCGCTGCCCGAGGGCAAGCCGATGTTCGATGCCGGCCGCGTCAAGTCGCTGGCGGTGATGTCGAAGGAGAAGATCGGCGCCTTCCCGACCGTACCGACCGTCAAGGATGCGATCGGCAAGGACTATGAGGGCGGCACTTGGCGCGGCCTCGCAGCTCCTGCGGGCCTGCCAGCCGATGTGACCGCCCGCCTGGTCGAGGCGACGGAGAAGGTCGCCAATTCCGAGGCCTACAAGTCCTTCCTGGCCGAGCGCGGCTTCGGCTACGCCTTCGCCAAGGGCCCGGCCTTCGGCACCTTCCTCGCGACCCAGCACAAGAACAACGGCGAGATCATGGGCGCGCTCGGCCTGCGCTTGCGCCAGTAG
- a CDS encoding tripartite tricarboxylate transporter TctB family protein, giving the protein MKFNDLFTGLLVLVLSGLVAAASWSLPNPSEQPLGPSAFPLILSGLLALCAAILAVNGARATQGGPLVGLADWARSGSALARLLLVPAAVIFYMLFAETLGFLICAPLILVVLFLAGGTRSLQAIGLSLAAALVIHSIFYLALGVQLPWGPLEPLRW; this is encoded by the coding sequence ATGAAGTTCAACGATCTCTTCACCGGCCTCCTCGTCCTCGTCCTGTCGGGCCTGGTTGCAGCCGCATCCTGGAGCCTGCCGAACCCGTCCGAGCAGCCGCTCGGTCCGTCGGCCTTCCCGCTGATCCTGTCGGGACTGCTGGCTCTCTGCGCCGCGATCCTCGCCGTCAACGGCGCCCGCGCGACGCAAGGCGGGCCGCTGGTCGGCCTTGCCGACTGGGCCCGCAGCGGCAGTGCGCTCGCGCGCCTGCTGCTCGTCCCGGCAGCGGTGATCTTCTACATGCTCTTCGCCGAGACGCTCGGCTTCCTGATCTGTGCGCCGCTGATCCTCGTCGTGCTCTTCCTGGCCGGCGGCACCAGGTCGCTGCAGGCCATCGGGCTTTCGCTCGCAGCGGCGCTCGTCATCCACTCGATTTTCTATCTTGCCCTCGGCGTGCAATTGCCCTGGGGCCCGCTCGAACCTTTGCGCTGGTAA